The DNA region TAAAAGTAGCCCATACCAAGTATTATCTTCCTGATGAACCCGGTTTTTGGGAGGCATCATGGTATCAAAGGGGTGATGGAAAATTCTCTGCAGCAAAAACCTCCAAAGGCAAAGTCGGTTTTCTCATCTGCACTGAACTCTGGTTTAACTCACATGCCAGGGAGTATGGAAAGCAGGGCATTCATTTACTTGTTTGCCCCCGAGCCACACCCAGTTCATCGGTAAAAAAATGGGTGTTTGGAGGGCAAACAGCTGCGGTGGTATCCGGAGCATTCTGTCTTTCTTCAAATTTGGCGGGAACGACCTCAGCAGGCGGTGATTTTGCCGGCGTGGGTTGGATCATTGAACCAGAAGAGGGAAAAATATTAGGTCTAACTTCACCAAAGCAACCATTTTTAACTATAGACGTAGATCTGAACGAAGCAGAGAAAGCTAAAAAAACATATCCAAGATATGTCTCTGATTAGGTGCATAAAACCAGCACTCTTGACAAATGGGC from Thermodesulfobacteriota bacterium includes:
- a CDS encoding carbon-nitrogen hydrolase family protein; this translates as MRVTVCELPNDFAVFNNAWDQLVHHIGKHRSEVVVLPEMPFFHWLAHKKEANAHQWEQAVKAHDEWITRLHVLAPAIVISTMPVINDGRRENIGYIWEPDNGIKVAHTKYYLPDEPGFWEASWYQRGDGKFSAAKTSKGKVGFLICTELWFNSHAREYGKQGIHLLVCPRATPSSSVKKWVFGGQTAAVVSGAFCLSSNLAGTTSAGGDFAGVGWIIEPEEGKILGLTSPKQPFLTIDVDLNEAEKAKKTYPRYVSD